A region from the Alnus glutinosa chromosome 5, dhAlnGlut1.1, whole genome shotgun sequence genome encodes:
- the LOC133868073 gene encoding disease resistance protein RUN1-like isoform X2: protein MGQNISFIPSSKQKREPESVLYDGIGRANREAWVEVVIARCEVASLNDGCQWFCWHESDPSDYYAEYYYSYKAATPNNPVSKQLNDGLHKAGARNPFGRYHYRCNMARGCPVRKEVQRCCDDMSVLITRYHGTHNHPLPTAMASTAVSVETSTFTQASLPLPYQPYHGSYMIKTSSHPPNIRSINPNDPNPSKGIVLDLTSNSDDPPQFMMDKSPVRDQDQNQAPKIPVVKDPNKEVQSNPSTRSTSFSKPLCNYDVFLSFRGEDTRKNFTDHLYSALVQLGIRTFRDDEELPRGENISIELLNAIRGSKICIVVFSKGYASSKWCLNELVEIVQCKNTIGHTLLPIFYQVEPSDVRKQTGIFAEAFAMHEEQFQTDMEMVQRWREALTKAANYSGWNLESLANGYESKFIKQILEEILCKVNPARLDIAKHPIGIMSRVNDITDLLNLGTSDVRVVGIYGMGGIGKTTLAKAVYNEICAAFEGSSFLSNFKESIEKSDGLVHLQEQLLNNILKMNLKIDNVDRGISIIKERIHGKKVLLVVDGVDDFEKLHSLVEKEWLGPGSRIIITTRDEHVLSPLRADKKYKVRELNDWESLRLFNWHAFKMINPKEDYSKLSIKAIGYAGGIPLVLVLLGSFLKDRSVAEWESELKKLRRTPHDKIQNVLRISFDSLDEYTKDIFLDIACFFVGMDEKYVMKILDGCNFFPKIGIPILIQKALVTIDDKKILRMHSLIQDMGREIIHGKSPDLPGKRSRLWFHEDALNVLREHTILNKLKVLNLSHSKCLTKSPNFFEMPQLETLILEGCTSFVEIHESIGCLKNLVLLNLKGCKSLMNLPSSISNLRSLKTLDLSDCLQVDKLPDQVGSMIALTELLADGIAIKQLPSSFGLLKNLEIASLSGHKEQSSKSWLSLFSSLMSPKSLNPVCFLPPSVSGLRSLTTLNLSGRNLSEDVFPVDFESLSSLQFLDLSRNNFRNLPDCIGRLPKLYNFQLHECTALQSISGLFSSVGVLDARDCTSMERLSVSSNHKRGLYFYLRNCHKLTEIQGLENWEISSIHNQAYNFKSHLQCPLTMGDDESRFICLPGSEVPNWFSHKGIGSSISFRVPSISKGQFLRLLLCVVCSFYGTFDFRIFRYSLGVKIRNKTRGNKKLLWPTRKAPFNDEDSSIFPRIKEEDHFFLYLTPLIRNKYELESGLIFNELVMESGEEIEVSCGICLNAEVKKCGVHVVVDEPKVM from the exons ATGGGCCAAAACATCAGTTTTATACCAAGCTCGAAGCAGAAGCGGGAGCCAGAATCAGTTTTATACGATGGTATCGGCCGAGCCAATAGGGAAGCTTGGGTTGAGGTGGTCATAGCCAGATGTGAAGTAGCCTCG TTGAACGATGGGTGCCAATGGTTTTGTTGGCACGAGTCTGATCCGAGTGATTATTATGCCGAATACTATTATAGTTACAAAGCAGCGACTCCAAATAACCCGGTTAGTAAACAG TTGAACGATGGGTTGCATAAGGCTGGTGCACGAAATCCTTTTGGACGATACCATTATCGGTGCAACATGGCTCGAGGATGCCCAGTTAGGAAAGAG GTGCAGAGATGCTGTGATGACATGTCTGTACTCATAACACGGTATCATGGTACACATAACCATCCACTTCCAACTGCCATGGCTTCCACCGCTGTTTCAGTTGAAACATCCACTTTCACCCAAGCATCCCTTCCGCTTCCTTACCAACCTTACCATGGTTCTTATATGATAAAAACGTCTTCTCATCCACCAAACATTAGAAGTATAAACCCTAACGACCCTAACCCTTCCAAAGGAATTGTTCTTGACCTTACAAGCAACTCTGACGATCCACCTCAATTTATGATGGACAAATCACCAGTGCGAGACCAAGACCAAAACCAGGCTCCCAAGATTCCAGTTGTCAAAGACCCAAACAAAGAAG TCCAATCAAACCCATCCACAAGAAGTACCTCATTTTCCAAACCTCTTTGCAATTACGACgttttcttgagttttagaGGTGAAGACACTCGTAAGAACTTCACTGATCACCTTTACTCCGCTTTAGTGCAACTCGGAATTCGTACATTTCGAGATGACGAGGAACTTCCAAGAGGTGAGAACATCTCAATTGAACTTCTCAACGCGATTCGAGGATCAAAGATTTGCATTGTAGTTTTCTCCAAAGGCTATGCTTCTTCCAAGTGGTGTCTTAATGAGCTTGTGGAGATCGTGCAATGTAAGAATACCATAGGCCACACTCTTCTTCCCATATTTTATCAAGTGGAACCCTCAGATGTTCGAAAACAAACCGGAATTTTTGCGGAAGCCTTTGCTATGCATGAAGAGCAGTTTCAAACCGATATGGAGATGGTGCAAAGGTGGAGGGAAGCTCTTACTAAAGCTGCAAATTATTCTGGCTGGAATCTCGAGAGTCTTGCAAATGG GTATGAATCAAAATTCATCAAACAGATTCTTGAAGAAATTTTGTGTAAAGTGAACCCAGCTCGCTTGGATATTGCCAAACACCCAATTGGAATAATGTCTCGTGTTAATGATATTACAGACTTATTAAATCTTGGAACAAGTGACGTTCGCGTTGTGGGCATTTACGGAATGGGTGGGATTGGCAAAACAACCCTAGCAAAAGCTGTCTATAATGAAATATGTGCTGCATTTGAAGGAAgtagttttctttcaaactttaaaGAAAGCATAGAAAAGTCTGATGGTTTAGTTCATTTACAAGAACAACTTCTTAATAATATcttgaaaatgaatttgaagATTGATAATGTTGATAGAGGAATTAGTATAATTAAGGAAAGAATTCATGGAAAAAAAGTTCTTCTTGTTGTTGATGGTGTAGATGATTTTGAAAAACTACACTCGTTAGTTGAAAAGGAATGGCTTGGTCCGGGTAGTAGAATCATTATAACCACTAGAGATGAACACGTATTAAGTCCATTGAGAGcagataaaaaatataaggtcaGAGAATTGAATGATTGGGAGTCTCTTCGACTATTCAATTGGCATGCTTTCAAAATGATCAATCCAAAAGAAGATTACTCGAAGCTTTCGATTAAAGCAATCGGTTATGCTGGAGGTATTCCATTAGTTCTTGTGCTTTTGGGTTCTTTTCTTAAAGATAGAAGCGTTGCTGAATGGGAAAgtgaattgaaaaaattacgaaGAACTCCTCATGACAAGATTCAAAATGTACTTCGAATAAGTTTTGATTCACTGGACGAGTATACAAAGGACATATTTCTTGATATTGCATGTTTCTTTGTCGGCATGGATGAAAAATATGTTATGAAAATACTTGATGGTtgtaatttctttccaaagattGGCATCCCTATTCTCATTCAGAAGGCACTTGTGACAATTGATGACAAAAAGATTTTGAGGATGCATAGTCTTATTCAAGATATGGGAAGGGAGATTATTCATGGAAAGTCACCGGATTTGCCAGGAAAACGTAGTAGATTGTGGTTTCACGAGGATGCATTAAATGTATTACGCGAACATACG aTACTCAACAAGTTGAAGGTCCTTAATCTTAGCCATTCCAAATGTCTCACCAAATCACCAAACTTCTTTGAAATGCCACAGTTGGAGACACTAATACTTGAAGGTTGCACAAGTTTTGTTGAGATTCATGAGTCCATTGGATGTTTGAAAAACCTTGTTTTGCTGAATTTAAAAGGATGCAAGAGTCTTATGAATCTTCCAAGCAGCATTTCTAACTTAAGATCTCTCAAAACTCTTGATTTGTCTGACTGCTTACAAGTTGACAAGTTACCGGATCAAGTAGGGAGTATGATTGCTTTAACAGAGCTGCTTGCAGATGGAATTGCTATTAAGCAATTACCATCCTCCTTTGGTCTTTTGAAGAATCTTGAGATTGCATCATTATCTGGACATAAAGAACAATCCTCAAAATCTTGGTTGTCACTTTTCTCATCATTGATGTCACCAAAAAGCTTGAACCCAGTATGTTTTCTACCACCTTCCGTTTCTGGATTACGTTCTTTGACAACACTAAATCTCTCGGGGCGCAATTTGTCTGAAGATGTGTTTCCTGTTGATTTTGAGAGTTTGTCTTCACTCCAGTTTTTAGATTTATCAAGAAACAATTTTCGTAACCTACCTGATTGCATCGGTCGCCTTCCAAAATTGTACAATTTCCAGTTACATGAGTGTACGGCTCTTCAATCAATTTCAGGACTCTTCTCAAGTGTAGGTGTGTTGGATGCAAGGGATTGTACATCAATGGAACGACTCTCAGTTTCGTCAAACCACAAGAGAGGACTATATTTTTACCTTCGTAATTGCCACAAATTGACAGAGATTCAAGGCTTAGAGAATTGGGAAATTTCTTCTATTCACAATCaagcatataattttaaaagtcatctccag tgtCCGTTAACCATGGGCGATGATGAGTCTCGTTTCATTTGCCTCCCTGGTAGTGAGGTTCCAAATTGGTTCAGCCACAAGGGAATTGGGTCTTCGATATCCTTCCGTGTACCTTCAATTTCAAAGGGGCAATTCCTTCGGTTACTTCTTtgtgttgtttgttctttttatggAACCTTTGATTTCAGGATTTTTCGTTACTCTCTTGGCGTGAAAATCCGAAATAAAACTAGAGGCAACAAGAAATTGCTTTGGCCAACTCGTAAAGCCCCTTTTAATGATGAGGACTCCTCTATTTTTccaagaataaaagaagaagatcatTTCTTTCTATATCTGACGCCACTCATAAGAAATAAATATGAGCTGGAAAGTGGACTCATATTTAATGAATTGGTGATGGAAAGTGGAGAAGAAATTGAGGTGTCCTGCGGAATTTGCCTAAATGCTGAAGTGAAGAAGTGTGGAGTTCATGTAGTAGTTGACGAGCCAAAAGTAATGTAA
- the LOC133868073 gene encoding disease resistance protein RUN1-like isoform X1, translated as MGQNISFIPSSKQKREPESVLYDGIGRANREAWVEVVIARCEVASLNDGCQWFCWHESDPSDYYAEYYYSYKAATPNNPVSKQLNDGLHKAGARNPFGRYHYRCNMARGCPVRKEVQRCCDDMSVLITRYHGTHNHPLPTAMASTAVSVETSTFTQASLPLPYQPYHGSYMIKTSSHPPNIRSINPNDPNPSKGIVLDLTSNSDDPPQFMMDKSPVRDQDQNQAPKIPVVKDPNKEVQSNPSTRSTSFSKPLCNYDVFLSFRGEDTRKNFTDHLYSALVQLGIRTFRDDEELPRGENISIELLNAIRGSKICIVVFSKGYASSKWCLNELVEIVQCKNTIGHTLLPIFYQVEPSDVRKQTGIFAEAFAMHEEQFQTDMEMVQRWREALTKAANYSGWNLESLANGYESKFIKQILEEILCKVNPARLDIAKHPIGIMSRVNDITDLLNLGTSDVRVVGIYGMGGIGKTTLAKAVYNEICAAFEGSSFLSNFKESIEKSDGLVHLQEQLLNNILKMNLKIDNVDRGISIIKERIHGKKVLLVVDGVDDFEKLHSLVEKEWLGPGSRIIITTRDEHVLSPLRADKKYKVRELNDWESLRLFNWHAFKMINPKEDYSKLSIKAIGYAGGIPLVLVLLGSFLKDRSVAEWESELKKLRRTPHDKIQNVLRISFDSLDEYTKDIFLDIACFFVGMDEKYVMKILDGCNFFPKIGIPILIQKALVTIDDKKILRMHSLIQDMGREIIHGKSPDLPGKRSRLWFHEDALNVLREHTGTDTVEGLILKVFEDVCLIKTKAFTNMKSLRLLQIDDVHLKGSYEHLSKKLRWLWWHKCHLKFLPQNFHLENLVILDMQYSNLKQVWKNNKILNKLKVLNLSHSKCLTKSPNFFEMPQLETLILEGCTSFVEIHESIGCLKNLVLLNLKGCKSLMNLPSSISNLRSLKTLDLSDCLQVDKLPDQVGSMIALTELLADGIAIKQLPSSFGLLKNLEIASLSGHKEQSSKSWLSLFSSLMSPKSLNPVCFLPPSVSGLRSLTTLNLSGRNLSEDVFPVDFESLSSLQFLDLSRNNFRNLPDCIGRLPKLYNFQLHECTALQSISGLFSSVGVLDARDCTSMERLSVSSNHKRGLYFYLRNCHKLTEIQGLENWEISSIHNQAYNFKSHLQCPLTMGDDESRFICLPGSEVPNWFSHKGIGSSISFRVPSISKGQFLRLLLCVVCSFYGTFDFRIFRYSLGVKIRNKTRGNKKLLWPTRKAPFNDEDSSIFPRIKEEDHFFLYLTPLIRNKYELESGLIFNELVMESGEEIEVSCGICLNAEVKKCGVHVVVDEPKVM; from the exons ATGGGCCAAAACATCAGTTTTATACCAAGCTCGAAGCAGAAGCGGGAGCCAGAATCAGTTTTATACGATGGTATCGGCCGAGCCAATAGGGAAGCTTGGGTTGAGGTGGTCATAGCCAGATGTGAAGTAGCCTCG TTGAACGATGGGTGCCAATGGTTTTGTTGGCACGAGTCTGATCCGAGTGATTATTATGCCGAATACTATTATAGTTACAAAGCAGCGACTCCAAATAACCCGGTTAGTAAACAG TTGAACGATGGGTTGCATAAGGCTGGTGCACGAAATCCTTTTGGACGATACCATTATCGGTGCAACATGGCTCGAGGATGCCCAGTTAGGAAAGAG GTGCAGAGATGCTGTGATGACATGTCTGTACTCATAACACGGTATCATGGTACACATAACCATCCACTTCCAACTGCCATGGCTTCCACCGCTGTTTCAGTTGAAACATCCACTTTCACCCAAGCATCCCTTCCGCTTCCTTACCAACCTTACCATGGTTCTTATATGATAAAAACGTCTTCTCATCCACCAAACATTAGAAGTATAAACCCTAACGACCCTAACCCTTCCAAAGGAATTGTTCTTGACCTTACAAGCAACTCTGACGATCCACCTCAATTTATGATGGACAAATCACCAGTGCGAGACCAAGACCAAAACCAGGCTCCCAAGATTCCAGTTGTCAAAGACCCAAACAAAGAAG TCCAATCAAACCCATCCACAAGAAGTACCTCATTTTCCAAACCTCTTTGCAATTACGACgttttcttgagttttagaGGTGAAGACACTCGTAAGAACTTCACTGATCACCTTTACTCCGCTTTAGTGCAACTCGGAATTCGTACATTTCGAGATGACGAGGAACTTCCAAGAGGTGAGAACATCTCAATTGAACTTCTCAACGCGATTCGAGGATCAAAGATTTGCATTGTAGTTTTCTCCAAAGGCTATGCTTCTTCCAAGTGGTGTCTTAATGAGCTTGTGGAGATCGTGCAATGTAAGAATACCATAGGCCACACTCTTCTTCCCATATTTTATCAAGTGGAACCCTCAGATGTTCGAAAACAAACCGGAATTTTTGCGGAAGCCTTTGCTATGCATGAAGAGCAGTTTCAAACCGATATGGAGATGGTGCAAAGGTGGAGGGAAGCTCTTACTAAAGCTGCAAATTATTCTGGCTGGAATCTCGAGAGTCTTGCAAATGG GTATGAATCAAAATTCATCAAACAGATTCTTGAAGAAATTTTGTGTAAAGTGAACCCAGCTCGCTTGGATATTGCCAAACACCCAATTGGAATAATGTCTCGTGTTAATGATATTACAGACTTATTAAATCTTGGAACAAGTGACGTTCGCGTTGTGGGCATTTACGGAATGGGTGGGATTGGCAAAACAACCCTAGCAAAAGCTGTCTATAATGAAATATGTGCTGCATTTGAAGGAAgtagttttctttcaaactttaaaGAAAGCATAGAAAAGTCTGATGGTTTAGTTCATTTACAAGAACAACTTCTTAATAATATcttgaaaatgaatttgaagATTGATAATGTTGATAGAGGAATTAGTATAATTAAGGAAAGAATTCATGGAAAAAAAGTTCTTCTTGTTGTTGATGGTGTAGATGATTTTGAAAAACTACACTCGTTAGTTGAAAAGGAATGGCTTGGTCCGGGTAGTAGAATCATTATAACCACTAGAGATGAACACGTATTAAGTCCATTGAGAGcagataaaaaatataaggtcaGAGAATTGAATGATTGGGAGTCTCTTCGACTATTCAATTGGCATGCTTTCAAAATGATCAATCCAAAAGAAGATTACTCGAAGCTTTCGATTAAAGCAATCGGTTATGCTGGAGGTATTCCATTAGTTCTTGTGCTTTTGGGTTCTTTTCTTAAAGATAGAAGCGTTGCTGAATGGGAAAgtgaattgaaaaaattacgaaGAACTCCTCATGACAAGATTCAAAATGTACTTCGAATAAGTTTTGATTCACTGGACGAGTATACAAAGGACATATTTCTTGATATTGCATGTTTCTTTGTCGGCATGGATGAAAAATATGTTATGAAAATACTTGATGGTtgtaatttctttccaaagattGGCATCCCTATTCTCATTCAGAAGGCACTTGTGACAATTGATGACAAAAAGATTTTGAGGATGCATAGTCTTATTCAAGATATGGGAAGGGAGATTATTCATGGAAAGTCACCGGATTTGCCAGGAAAACGTAGTAGATTGTGGTTTCACGAGGATGCATTAAATGTATTACGCGAACATACG GGAACTGATACAGTTGAGGGTCTGATCTTAAAAGTATTTGAAGATGTATGCTTGATCAAAACTAAAGCATTTACCAATATGAAGAGTTTGAGATTACTCCAAATCGATGATGTTCATCTCAAAGGATCTTATGAGCATCTCTCTAAAAAGCTAAGATGGCTTTGGTGGCACAAGTGCCATTTGAAATTTCTACCACAAAATTTCCATCTAGAAAACCTTGTTATTCTTGACATGCAGTATAGTAATCTCAAACAAGTTTGGAAGAATAACAAA aTACTCAACAAGTTGAAGGTCCTTAATCTTAGCCATTCCAAATGTCTCACCAAATCACCAAACTTCTTTGAAATGCCACAGTTGGAGACACTAATACTTGAAGGTTGCACAAGTTTTGTTGAGATTCATGAGTCCATTGGATGTTTGAAAAACCTTGTTTTGCTGAATTTAAAAGGATGCAAGAGTCTTATGAATCTTCCAAGCAGCATTTCTAACTTAAGATCTCTCAAAACTCTTGATTTGTCTGACTGCTTACAAGTTGACAAGTTACCGGATCAAGTAGGGAGTATGATTGCTTTAACAGAGCTGCTTGCAGATGGAATTGCTATTAAGCAATTACCATCCTCCTTTGGTCTTTTGAAGAATCTTGAGATTGCATCATTATCTGGACATAAAGAACAATCCTCAAAATCTTGGTTGTCACTTTTCTCATCATTGATGTCACCAAAAAGCTTGAACCCAGTATGTTTTCTACCACCTTCCGTTTCTGGATTACGTTCTTTGACAACACTAAATCTCTCGGGGCGCAATTTGTCTGAAGATGTGTTTCCTGTTGATTTTGAGAGTTTGTCTTCACTCCAGTTTTTAGATTTATCAAGAAACAATTTTCGTAACCTACCTGATTGCATCGGTCGCCTTCCAAAATTGTACAATTTCCAGTTACATGAGTGTACGGCTCTTCAATCAATTTCAGGACTCTTCTCAAGTGTAGGTGTGTTGGATGCAAGGGATTGTACATCAATGGAACGACTCTCAGTTTCGTCAAACCACAAGAGAGGACTATATTTTTACCTTCGTAATTGCCACAAATTGACAGAGATTCAAGGCTTAGAGAATTGGGAAATTTCTTCTATTCACAATCaagcatataattttaaaagtcatctccag tgtCCGTTAACCATGGGCGATGATGAGTCTCGTTTCATTTGCCTCCCTGGTAGTGAGGTTCCAAATTGGTTCAGCCACAAGGGAATTGGGTCTTCGATATCCTTCCGTGTACCTTCAATTTCAAAGGGGCAATTCCTTCGGTTACTTCTTtgtgttgtttgttctttttatggAACCTTTGATTTCAGGATTTTTCGTTACTCTCTTGGCGTGAAAATCCGAAATAAAACTAGAGGCAACAAGAAATTGCTTTGGCCAACTCGTAAAGCCCCTTTTAATGATGAGGACTCCTCTATTTTTccaagaataaaagaagaagatcatTTCTTTCTATATCTGACGCCACTCATAAGAAATAAATATGAGCTGGAAAGTGGACTCATATTTAATGAATTGGTGATGGAAAGTGGAGAAGAAATTGAGGTGTCCTGCGGAATTTGCCTAAATGCTGAAGTGAAGAAGTGTGGAGTTCATGTAGTAGTTGACGAGCCAAAAGTAATGTAA